Part of the Streptomyces sp. NBC_00457 genome, ACACGAACGATGTCGGTGTGGCCGCCGCGTACGCCAAGACCTTGACGTACTACGCGGACCGCTCCGGTGACACGGAGGCCGCGGCGACGGCGAAGGCGCTGCTCGACGGCATGTGGAGCAACCATCAGGACGCGCTGGGTGTCGCCGTACCGGAGACCCGGGCGGACTACAGCCGGTTCGACGACGCGATCTACGTCCCGTCCGGCTGGAGCGGCACGATGCCGAACGGCGACGCGATCAACTCGTCGTCGACGTTCGACTCGATCCGGTCGTTCTACGAGGACGACCCGGCCTGGTCGAAGATCGAGGCGTACCTCGCGGGTGGCGCGGCGCCGTCGTTCACGTATCACCGGTTCTGGGCCCAGGCGGACATCGCCTTGGCCATGGGCTCGTACGCGGAGCTTCTCGAATAGTCCCCGCCGGGCGCTCCGCGGGTTGGGCCGTGTTCGGCTGCGGGTCCGTTGTGGCTGGTCGCGCAGTTCCCCGCGCCCCTGAAGGGGCGCTCCCGTACACGGCGTTTCCGCGGAACCGCCTCAAAGCTCCGCGTGCGTGGTCTCGTCACCTGACGGCGAGACCGACCAGCCGGGCGGTCCTCTCCCGCACAGAGGGCCGCCCGGCAACTCTCGCGCCAGAGGGAAAGCGCTTACCCCTCCTCGTCTCCGCATCCCCCACCCGGAAAGGACCTCCCGTGCGAAGAACCCGCATCCTCACGGCCGTCCTGGCCCTGGCAGCCGGTCTCCTCGCCGGCACGCCGTCCGCGCTCGCCGCCGACACCGAGCCGGTGTCGATCGCCGCCGACAGCTACACCTGGAAGAACGCGCGCATCGACGGCGGCGGCTTCGTCCCCGGCATCGTCTTCAACCGCAAGGAGAAGAACCTCGCCTACGCCCGTACCGACATCGGCGGTGCCTACCGCTGGCAGGAGTCGACGAAGACCTGGACGCCGCTGCTGGACTCGGTCGGCTGGGACGACTGGGGACACACGGGTGTTGTGAGCCTGGCCTCCGACTCCGTCGACCCGGACAGGGTGTACGCGGCGGTCGGGACGTACACCAACAGCTGGGATCCCGGGAACGGCGCCGTCATGCGCTCCGCCGACCGGGGCGCGAGCTGGCAGAAGGCCGAGCTGCCGTTCAAGCTGGGCGGGAACATGCCGGGACGCGGCATGGGTGAGCGGTTGGCCGTCGACCCGAACAGGAACAGCGTGCTGTATCTGGGGGCGCCCAGCGGCAAGGGGCTGTGGCGGTCGACGGACTCCGGTGCCACCTGGTCGCAGGTCACGAACTTCCCCAACGTCGGCAACTACGCGCAGGATCCGAGCGACACGAGCGGTTACGCCTCCGACAACCAGGGCATCGTCTGGGTCACCTTCGACGAGTCGACCGGTACGGCGGGCAGCGCCACACGAACGATCTACGTCGGGGTCGCCGACAAGGACAACGCGGTGTACCGCTCGACGGACGCGGGGGCGACCTGGACCCGTGTCGCCGGGCAGCCGACCGGCTACCTGGCGCACAAGGGCGTACTGGACGCGACGAACGGCTACCTGTACCTCGCGTACAGCGACACCGGCGGCCCGTACGACGGTGGCAAGGGCCGGCTGTGGCGGTATGCGACCGCGACCGGTACCTGGACGGACATCAGCCCGGTGGCGGAGGCCGACACGTACTACGGCTTCAGCGGTCTCACCGTCGACCGGCAGCGGCCCGGCACGGTGATGGCGACGGCGTACAGCTCCTGGTGGCCGGACACCCAGATCTTCCGCTCGACGGACAGCGGCGGGACGTGGACGAAGGCGTGGGACTACACGTCGTATCCGAACCGCTCGAACCGCTACACGATGGACGTCTCCTCATCCCCCTGGCTGACCTGGGGCGCGAACCCGGCGCCGCCGGAACAGACCCCGAAACTGGGCTGGATGACGGAGTCGCTGGAGATCGACCCGTTCGACTCGAACCGGATGATGTACGGGACGGGTGCGACGATCTACGGCACCGAGGATCTGTCGAAGTGGGACAGCGGAGGCCAGTTCACCATCAAGCCGATGGTGCGGGGCCTGGAGGAGACGGCCGTCCTGGACCTCGCGTCACCGCCGTCCGGCGCGCCCCTGCTCAGCGCGCTCGGCGACATCGGCGGCTTCCGGCACACGGATCTCACCAAGGTCCCGCCGATGATGTACACCTCACCGAACTTCACCTCGACGACCAGCCTGGACTTCGCGGAGAGCAACCCGAACACCGTGGTCCGCGCCGGCAATCTGGACTCCGGACCACACATCGCGTTCTCGACGGACAACGGCGCCAACTGGTTCGCGGGGACGGACCCTTCGGGCGTCAGCGGTGGCGGCACGGTCGCCGCGGCGGCCGACGGCAGCCGGTTCGTGTGGAGCCCGCAGGGCACGGGGGTCCACTACGCGACGGGCTTCGGCACGTCCTGGTCGGCGTCGAGCGGCATCCCGGCGGGCGCGATCGTCGAGTCCGACCGGGTCGACCCGATGACCTTCTACGGCTTCAAGTCCGGGAAGTTCTACGTCAGTACGGACGGCGGCGCGACCTTCTCCGCGTCGGCCGCGACCGGGCTTCCCTCCGGCGACACCGTCCGCTTCAAGGCACTGCCCGGCACGAAGGGTGACGTATGGCTGGCGGGCGGCGCGAGCGACGGCGCGTACGGCCTGTGGCACTCCACCGACTCCGGCGCCACGTTCACCAAGCTGTCCGGCGTCGAGCAGGCCGACACCATCGGCTTCGGCAAAGCGGCGCCCGGAGCGACGTACCAGACCCTCTACACCAGCGCGAAGATCGGCGGCGTACGCGGCATCTTCCGCTCCACCGACAAGGGTGCGAGCTGGACCCGTGTCAACGACGACGCCCACCAGTGGGGTTGGACGGGCGCGGCGATCACCGGCGACCCTCGCGTGTACGGCCGGGTGTACGTGGCGACCAACGGCCGCGGCGTCATCTACGGCGACACCACCGACAGCGGCGGCACCGACCCGACACCCACACCGACGGGCGCCTGCGCCGTCACCTACAAGGTGACCAACGAGTGGTCGGGCGGCTTCCAGGCCGACGTCCGGCTGAGCAACACCGGCACGAGCGCCTGGTCCGGCTGGTCCCTCAACTGGGCCTTCCCGAACGGCCAGACCATCTCCCAGCTCTGGAACGCCGATCACACGCAGTCGGGTTCAGCGGTGACAGCCAAGAACGTGGGCTGGAACGGCACCGTGGCGGCGGGCTCGTCGGTGAGCTTCGGGTTCACGGGGAGCTGGTCGGGGGCGAATGCCAAACCCGCTTCCTTCAAGCTCGGTGATCAGATCTGCGCCATCGCCTGAAGGTATTTGACCGTCGCCGGGTCGGCCGGGAGCAGTGTCTCGATGGCCAGTTCGGCGACGGTCACGTCCATGGGCGTGTTGAAGGTGGAGATGGAGGAGATGAAGGACAGCACCCGGCCGTCGTGCTCGATGCGCATCGGGAGCGCGAAGGACGGGACGGGCTCGGCCGGTTCCTCCGCTGTCTCCCGCACCGGGTACGCGGCGACCTCCTCGTACAACTCCCGTAGCCTTTCGGAGCGTTGCAGCGCGATCTGCCGTTCCATCTGGGCGAGCAGATGGCCGCGCCACTCCCGCAGATTGAGGATCCGGGGCGCGAGGCCTTCCGGGTGGAGGGTCAGTCGCATCGCGTTCAGCGGCGGCGCGAGGAGGGACTCGGGCAGGCCGTCGAGCAGGGCCAGGATGCCCCGGTTGGCGGCCACCACGTTGTACGTCGCGTCCACCACGAAGGCCGGGTAGGGCTCGTAGCCCTGGATCAGCTGCTCGATGCCCTCGCGCAGCGTGTCCAGCGCCGGGTCGTCCAGCGGGGTCTCCCGGTAGCGGGGGGCGTAACCGGCCGCCAGCAGCAGGGCGTTGCGCTCGCGCACGGGCACGTCGAGATGCTCGGCCAGCCGCAGCACCATCTCCTCGCTCGGCCGGGAGCGGCCCGTCTCGATGAAGCTGATGTGCCGGGCGGAGGAGTCGGCGCGCAGCGCCAGCTCCAGCTGGCTGACCCGCCGCCGCTCCCGCCAGGCCCGCAACAGGGGACCGACGCCGCTGTCGGCGGGGAGTGCGGTGCCGTCGGATACGGGAGTGGTCATACGACGACCGTAGTCCAGGGGCGAGTCCAGCGGCGCCGGAATGTGTCCGGAACAGATCTCCGGGCACCCGTCTGACCAGGGCGTCAAGTGCGCGGCTGTGGCACGCTGAAGAGGAACCCGACCCCCTGGAAGGAGCGAGGCCATGCCCCTCGAACCGCTGTCGCAGGAGGAGATCGAGGAGCGGCTGGCTCAGCTGCCGGGCTGGTCCCTGGACGGGGACCGGATCGCCCGCTCCTACCGGCTGCGCTCGCACCTCGCGGCCACCGCGATGGTCGTCCACATCGCCCAGGTCCAGGAAGAGCTCGACCACCACTCCGACCTCACCCTCGGTTACAACACCCTGTCACTGAGCGTGAACACGCACACGGTGGGCGGGGTGACCGAGCGGGACTTCAAGCTGGCCCGCCGGGTGGAGGAACTGGCACCGGCCCACGGGGCGAAGTGACCCGGTGCTGGACTACGACAAGGAAGCCGACGCCTACGACATCACACGCGGCGGCGAACCCCGGGCCGCCGCCGCTGCCGACGCCGTCCTGGGCCTGCTGCCCGGCGTGACGGGCCGCCTCCTCGACGTGGCCTGCGGCACCGGCATCGTGACCCGGCGGCTCGCGGCGGCCCGGCCCGGCCTGCGGGTGACCGGCGCGGATCTGACGTCCGGGATGGCCCGGATGGCCGCCGTACGCCTGCCCGGCGCGGTCGTGCTCGCGGACAGCCGGCGGCTGCCGTTCCCGGACCGCGCGTTCGACGCCGTGACCAGCGTGTGGCTGCTGCATCTGCTCGACGAACCCGACGACGTGCGGGCCGCCGTCGCCGAGTGCGCCCGGGTCCTGCGGCCGGGCGGTATGTACGTCACCACCGTCGACAAGGCCGCCGCGCACGACGTGGGCAGTGACATCGATGCCGTGCTCGCGCCGCGCCCACGCCGGCCCGCCCGGGACGAGGCGACGGCCGTGGAGTCGTACGCCGCCGAGCAGGGACTGCTCCCCACCGGGCAGGCCCGCTTCCCGGGTGTGGGTCAGGGCCGCAGCCCTCGGCGGACCGCCGCCGACCTGCGGCGCGGCTGGTTCACCCAGCTGCCGCCCGGCGAGCCGCGCACCGAACGTTTCGCCGAGCTCCTGGCGACGCTCCCCGACCAGGACCGGCCGCGCCCCGACCCCGTGTTCTCCCTCCGGGCCTTCAGGAAACCGCCCGACGACTGAACTCCATGATCCAGTTGCTCAGCCAGGTCTCCCTGCCGTCCACGGAGAACGCCTGCTCCCAGCGGGCCGCGTCCGCCGAGACGCCCGACCAGACGAACCGCACGCGACCCTTTCCGATGGGTCCACCCGCTCGGCGAAGCTGAGAGTGGGGGAACGCGTCGTCGGCCCTCTCAGTGCCGGTCACCACATCTCAGCCCGTTGGGGGTGCCCCCTCTGGGGGAGTTTGAGGACGAGGCCGTTCAGGCCGAAGCGGGGGTCTGGGGGCGGCAGCCCCCAGAGCGACGGTCACGCAGACCGACCTGCACCCTGAACCGGCCCGATGTGATCGGCTCACGCCAGCGCAGCGCCCCGGTCTCCAGTCGTTCCGGCGGGCAGGGTGTCCGCCAAGTAGGCGGCCAGGTCGGGGAGTTCGGGCGCGAGCAGGTGCCGTACCCAGGCGTCCCGTTCGTGCAGGATCGGCGGCAGCTCCCAGACGCAGCCGATCCACGGCTTGTCTGTCGTGATGAAGTGCGTGGGATCGTTGTCCGGGCAGCCGAGCACCGGCTGGCCCGCCGAGGCGCCGCGGAAGTGCAGGACGTTGTCCCAGACCCAGCTGTACGCGTTCAGGTAGGCGCCGTCGTCACCGCCCCGGTGCAGCACGACGAAGGTCGCCGGCGGGGTGCCGTCCGGCTCCGGCAGCAGCTCCGGCAGGATCGCGTACGCCGCCTTCTCGACGTCCGGCGCGATGCCCGCCGGGTCCGAGGTGACGTGGTAGCGCTTGATGTGCCGCCCGGCCACCTCGATCGGCGGCGGCACGGTCAGCAGTTTCTCGGTGAAGCTCATGGCAGGACGCTAGGACCGCTTCACTGACATCCTGTGTCAGTGAAAGCCGGCCGACTCGTCTCGATCCTGCTGCTCCTCCAGACCCGCGGGCGGATGACCGCCGCCCAGCTCGCCGAGGAGCTGGAGGTCTCCGTCCGCACGGTCTACCGGGACGTCGACGCGCTGAGCGCGGCCGGTGTCCCGCTGTACGGCGACGCGGGCCACGACGGCGGCTATCGGCTGCTGGACGGCTACCGCACCCGGCTCACCGGCCTGACCGCCGACGAGGCGGAGGCGCTGTTCCTCGCGGGGGTCCCGGGGCCGGCTGCTGAACTCGGCCTCGGCTCCCTGCTCGCCGCCGCCGAGCTGAAAGTGCGCGCCGCGCTGCCCGTCCAAGCCGACCGGATCAGCGGCCGCTTCCACCTCGACGCCCCCGGCTGGTACGCGGCCGGCGAGGAGGCTCCGTATCTCCCGGCGGTCGCCGATGCCGTGTGGAACAGCAGGGTGCTGCACATCGTCTACCGGCGCTGGCGCGAGCCCACCGACGTGGAGCGCCGTCTGGAACCGTACGGACTGGTCCTCAAGGCGGGCCGCTGGTATGTGGTCGCCGGTCCCGGGCCGCGCACCTTCCGGGTCGACCAGATCCTCGAACTCACCGCGTCGGACGAGGAGTTCACGCGTCCCGGCGACTTCGATCTGGCCGCCTACTGGGAGGCGTACCAGAGGGACTTCCACGACCGGCTGTACCGCGCGGAGGCGGTCGTACGCATCGCGCCGTCGGTGACGCTCTCCGGTCCGCTCGCCCGCGCCGTCGCCGCCAACGGCCGTACGGACGAGACCGGTTGGATCCAGGCCACGGTCCCCATCGAGTCCGTCGACCACGCGGCCGGCGAGTTCCTGCGTCTGGGCACGGACATCGAAGTGCTGGGCCCGCCCGAGCTCCGGGCGAAGATCGCCCGGACGGCAGCGGAACTGGCCGAAAGATACGGCAACTTCGAGGTGCACGGCGACCACTGAGAGGCCGGAACCCGTCCGTCCTCCAGGAGGTACGTCTCGTGCAGCACCCGCACAAGCACCGCAGACGAAGCGTCGTCCTCTCCGCGCTGGGCGCCACGACCGCGCTGGTCGCCGCCGGACTCACCGCCCTCACCGGCCCCGGCACAGCCGAGGCCGCCACCGCACGCCAGGTCGAGAAACTCGACCGGGGTGTGGTCAGCGTCCACACGGCCGCCGGCAATCTGGTCAGCTGGCGCTGGCTGGGCACCGACCCGGGCGACGTCTCCTTCAACGTCTACCGCGCCGGTACGAAGGTCAACGCGACCCCGATCACCGGCTCCACCACCTACTTCCACTCCGGCGCTCCCGAACAGGCCGACTACACCGTCCGCGCGATCGTCGGCGGCGTCGAGCAGGCCGACTCGGTCCACGCGATCCAGTTCCGCACCGGCTACAAGGACGTCCCCATCTCCCCGCCCGCGGGCGGCACCACCCCCGACGGCGTCGCGTACACCTACGAGGCCAACGACGCCTCCGTCGGTGACCTCGACGGCGACGGCGCCCTCGACTTCGTCCTCAAGTGGCAGCCCACCAACGCCAAGGACAACTCCCAGTCCGGCTACACCGGCAACACCATCGTCGACGGCATCAAGCTCGACGGCACCCGGCTGTGGCGCATCGACCTGGGCCGCAACATCCGCTCCGGCGCGCACTACACGCAGTTCCAGGTGTACGACTACGACGGCGACGGCAAGGCCGAGGTCGCCATGAAGACGGCCGACGGCACGCGGGACGGCACGGGCGCGGTGATCGGCAGTTCGTCGGCCGACCACCGCAACTCCAGTGGCTACGTGCTCTCCGGCCCCGAGTACCTCACCATGTTCAACGGGCAGACCGGCAGGGCGATGGGCACGGTCGACTATGTCCCGGCCCGGGGTTCGGTGGCGTCGTGGGGCGACTCCTACGGCAACCGGGTCGACCGATTCCTCGCCGGCACCGCGTACTTGGACGGCGCCCGCCCCTCGCTCATCATGGCGCGCGGCTACTACACCCGTTCCGTGATAGCGGCCTGGGACTGGCGAGGCGGCGCCTTCACCCGCCGCTGGACCTTCGACACCAACTCCTCCACCAACACGGGGAAGGGGTACGACGGTCAGGGCAACCACAGTCTGTCCATCGCGGACGTGGACGCCGACGGCAAGGACGAGATCGTGTACGGCGCCATGACCGTGGACGACAACGGCCATGGGCTGTGGACGACGAAGCTGGGCCACGGCGACGCGGGACATGTGGGCGACCTCAACCCCGCCCGCTCGGGCCTGGAGTACTTCAAGGTGTCGGAGGACACCTCCAAGCCCGGCTCCTGGATGGCCGACGCCCGCACCGGTGCGCTCCTGTGGCAGACGGCCTCCGGTGCCGACAACGGTCGCGGGGTGTCCGCCGACATCCACGCGGGGTCCGCGGGCGCCGAGTCCTGGTCCGCCTCCGACACGACCCTGCGCTCCCCGACCGGAGCCTCGCTGGGTCGCGAGCCGTCCAGCATCAACTTCGTGAACTGGTGGGACGGCGACACGACCCGCGAACTCCTCGACGGCACCCGCATCGACAAGTACGGCACGTCGTCCGACACGCGGCTGCTGACCGGCGCCTCGGTCCACTCCAACAACGGCACCAAGGCCACCCCGTCGTTGTCCGGGGACATCTTCGGTGACTGGCGCGAGGAGGTCGTCTGGCCGACGTCGAACAACACGGCGCTGCGGATCTACTCCACTCCGCACGAGACCGGCACGAAGATCACCACCCTGCTCCACGACACGATGTACCGCACCGCCCTGGCCTGGCAGAACACGGCCTACAACCAGCCCCCGCACCCGAGCTTCCACATCGGCAGCGGCATGGCGACGGCCCCCAGGCCGACCGTCTACACCCCGTGAACGACGGTGGGTGCGGGCCCGGCCGGGCCCGCACCCACCGACTCAGGAGCTGCGGATGCCCTGACGCGCCCTCAGCGCCATGTACTGGACCAGCCCGAACCCGGCGACGGAGATCGCCTGAAGCACCGTCCACACCGCGCCCGCCGTGGTCGGCGACAGCCACAGGCCCAGGGCGGCGAGACTCAGCGCCGCCCAGGCGAGGTTGACCTCGATCACGGCCCTGACCGGCAGCGCGGCCGGGTGGGCACGGGTGGCGAGGAAGCCGACGGCGGCCCCGTACACGGCGAGCAGCACGCCGAGTCCGAGCAGCAGCCCGGAGTCGACCCCGAGGAAGCGCCCGAGCGGCCCGGAGGCGGCGAGGTAGGCGAGGCCGTTCGCGCCGGTGACCACCGCGTCGAGGGCGAGGAAGCGACGCAGCATGGCGTGCGGGTCGGAGGTCCGGGCGAGCGTGGCGAGCTGGGTCGCGGACATGACGAATCACCCTCCATCGAGGTGCGGCAGCGGACCCGGATTCCGGAGCGGAGTGCGCCGGCCCGGAACCCGGTGCCCCTACGATCCTTCGCGCGCCCGGCGCGGTCGATTACCCGCGAGGTAATGCGGCGTGGTGCGACTCACCACCGTTTCTGTCCGACACCCGCCCGAACATGACACACTGCTCCCGAACTTCGGCACGTAGGGGAGGCGTGGCGTGAGCGAGCGGCGACCCGCGCCCACCGTCGGTCAGGTGGTCCTCGGCAAACGGCTGCAGGAGCTGCGCGAGGCGGCAGGGCTCAAGCGCGAGGAGGCCGCGAAGGTCCTGCGGGTGGCCCCCGCGACCGTGCGGCGCATGGAGATGGCCGATGTCGCGCTGAAGATCCCGTACGTCCAGCTGCTCCTTGACGCCTATGGCGTGTCCGAGGAGGAGGCTGCGGCGTTCGTCTCGCTCGCCGAGGAGGCCAACCAGCCGGGCTGGTGGCAGCGGTTCCACGATGTGCTGCCGGACTGGTTCAGCCTGTATGTGAGCCTGGAGGGCGCCGCCTGGATCATCCGCTCCTACGAGCCGCACTTCGTGCCCGGTCTGCTGCAGACGGAGGCGTATGCGCGGGCCGTGCTGGAGGCCGGGACGATCGGACAGACCGGTCCGGAGGCCATCGAGCGGCATGTGTCGCTGCGCATGGCCCGGCAGCAGCTCCTGGAGCGCGACGACCACCCCCACCTGTGGGTGATCATGGATGAAACGGTCCTGCTCCGTCCTGTGAGCGACGACGGCTCCGTCCTGCGCGAACAGATCGACAAGCTGCTGGAGTTCGCCGAGCGCGACCACGTCACCCTCCAGGTCGCCGAGTTCAGGGCGGGCCCGCACCCGGGGACGTACGCGCCGTTCACGCTGTTCCGGTTCGGCGAGCCCGAGCTTCCCGACATGGTCTTCACCGAGTATCTGACCGGCGCGCTGTATCTCGACTCCCGCACGGAGGTCTCCACGCACCTGGAGGTGCTGGACCACATGACGGCGCGTGCCGCGTCCGCCGAGCAGACCAAGAAGATCCTGCGGGACCACCGCGGCAACTGCTGAGCCACCCCGACCCGAAGTCGTAGGAGAAGACACCGCATGACCGGTTCCGAGGCCGAGTTCGCCCGCATCGACACCAGCCGTCCGCATCCCGCCCGGGTCTACGACTGGTGGCTGGGCGGCAAGGACAACTACCCGGTGGACGAGGAGCTGGCCCGCAGGATCCTGGCCGTCGACGGCACGGTGCTGCGCGGGGCGCGCGCCAACCGCCGCTTCATGCACCGGGCGACGCGGACGGTGGCGCAGGCGGGGATCCGCCAGTTCCTGGACATCGGCACGGGCATCCCCACCGAACCCAATCTGCACCAGGTGGCCCAGCAGGTCGCGCCGGAGTCGAAGGTGGTGTACGCCGACAACGACCCGATCGTCCTGCGGCACGCGGAGGCCCTGCTGCACGGCTCGGCCCAGGGCGCGACCGAGTACGTGCACGCCGACGTCCGTGACATCGACAGCCTGCTGAGCCGGGCCGGGGAGTCCCTGGACCTCGGTGCGCCGGTGGCGCTGTCGCTGGTCGCGCTGACGCACTACCTGGGCGACGACCCCGACGGCGACGACGTGTACGGACTGCTGCGGAAGTACGTCGCCGCGCTCGCCCCGGGCAGCTACCTGGTCCTGTCCCAGGTCACTCCCGACCTCAGCCCGGAGGCGATCGGGAAGGCGGCGGAGAACTTCCGGCGCAGCGGCACC contains:
- a CDS encoding helix-turn-helix domain-containing protein → MTTPVSDGTALPADSGVGPLLRAWRERRRVSQLELALRADSSARHISFIETGRSRPSEEMVLRLAEHLDVPVRERNALLLAAGYAPRYRETPLDDPALDTLREGIEQLIQGYEPYPAFVVDATYNVVAANRGILALLDGLPESLLAPPLNAMRLTLHPEGLAPRILNLREWRGHLLAQMERQIALQRSERLRELYEEVAAYPVRETAEEPAEPVPSFALPMRIEHDGRVLSFISSISTFNTPMDVTVAELAIETLLPADPATVKYLQAMAQI
- a CDS encoding helix-turn-helix transcriptional regulator, whose translation is MKAGRLVSILLLLQTRGRMTAAQLAEELEVSVRTVYRDVDALSAAGVPLYGDAGHDGGYRLLDGYRTRLTGLTADEAEALFLAGVPGPAAELGLGSLLAAAELKVRAALPVQADRISGRFHLDAPGWYAAGEEAPYLPAVADAVWNSRVLHIVYRRWREPTDVERRLEPYGLVLKAGRWYVVAGPGPRTFRVDQILELTASDEEFTRPGDFDLAAYWEAYQRDFHDRLYRAEAVVRIAPSVTLSGPLARAVAANGRTDETGWIQATVPIESVDHAAGEFLRLGTDIEVLGPPELRAKIARTAAELAERYGNFEVHGDH
- a CDS encoding helix-turn-helix domain-containing protein yields the protein MSERRPAPTVGQVVLGKRLQELREAAGLKREEAAKVLRVAPATVRRMEMADVALKIPYVQLLLDAYGVSEEEAAAFVSLAEEANQPGWWQRFHDVLPDWFSLYVSLEGAAWIIRSYEPHFVPGLLQTEAYARAVLEAGTIGQTGPEAIERHVSLRMARQQLLERDDHPHLWVIMDETVLLRPVSDDGSVLREQIDKLLEFAERDHVTLQVAEFRAGPHPGTYAPFTLFRFGEPELPDMVFTEYLTGALYLDSRTEVSTHLEVLDHMTARAASAEQTKKILRDHRGNC
- a CDS encoding rhamnogalacturonan lyase, with amino-acid sequence MQHPHKHRRRSVVLSALGATTALVAAGLTALTGPGTAEAATARQVEKLDRGVVSVHTAAGNLVSWRWLGTDPGDVSFNVYRAGTKVNATPITGSTTYFHSGAPEQADYTVRAIVGGVEQADSVHAIQFRTGYKDVPISPPAGGTTPDGVAYTYEANDASVGDLDGDGALDFVLKWQPTNAKDNSQSGYTGNTIVDGIKLDGTRLWRIDLGRNIRSGAHYTQFQVYDYDGDGKAEVAMKTADGTRDGTGAVIGSSSADHRNSSGYVLSGPEYLTMFNGQTGRAMGTVDYVPARGSVASWGDSYGNRVDRFLAGTAYLDGARPSLIMARGYYTRSVIAAWDWRGGAFTRRWTFDTNSSTNTGKGYDGQGNHSLSIADVDADGKDEIVYGAMTVDDNGHGLWTTKLGHGDAGHVGDLNPARSGLEYFKVSEDTSKPGSWMADARTGALLWQTASGADNGRGVSADIHAGSAGAESWSASDTTLRSPTGASLGREPSSINFVNWWDGDTTRELLDGTRIDKYGTSSDTRLLTGASVHSNNGTKATPSLSGDIFGDWREEVVWPTSNNTALRIYSTPHETGTKITTLLHDTMYRTALAWQNTAYNQPPHPSFHIGSGMATAPRPTVYTP
- a CDS encoding SAM-dependent methyltransferase, which encodes MTGSEAEFARIDTSRPHPARVYDWWLGGKDNYPVDEELARRILAVDGTVLRGARANRRFMHRATRTVAQAGIRQFLDIGTGIPTEPNLHQVAQQVAPESKVVYADNDPIVLRHAEALLHGSAQGATEYVHADVRDIDSLLSRAGESLDLGAPVALSLVALTHYLGDDPDGDDVYGLLRKYVAALAPGSYLVLSQVTPDLSPEAIGKAAENFRRSGTPFFPRSLAEFSRFFDGLELLGPGVIPVTGWRPEPEDVAVQAEGIVPVYAGVARKA
- a CDS encoding cellulose binding domain-containing protein, giving the protein MRRTRILTAVLALAAGLLAGTPSALAADTEPVSIAADSYTWKNARIDGGGFVPGIVFNRKEKNLAYARTDIGGAYRWQESTKTWTPLLDSVGWDDWGHTGVVSLASDSVDPDRVYAAVGTYTNSWDPGNGAVMRSADRGASWQKAELPFKLGGNMPGRGMGERLAVDPNRNSVLYLGAPSGKGLWRSTDSGATWSQVTNFPNVGNYAQDPSDTSGYASDNQGIVWVTFDESTGTAGSATRTIYVGVADKDNAVYRSTDAGATWTRVAGQPTGYLAHKGVLDATNGYLYLAYSDTGGPYDGGKGRLWRYATATGTWTDISPVAEADTYYGFSGLTVDRQRPGTVMATAYSSWWPDTQIFRSTDSGGTWTKAWDYTSYPNRSNRYTMDVSSSPWLTWGANPAPPEQTPKLGWMTESLEIDPFDSNRMMYGTGATIYGTEDLSKWDSGGQFTIKPMVRGLEETAVLDLASPPSGAPLLSALGDIGGFRHTDLTKVPPMMYTSPNFTSTTSLDFAESNPNTVVRAGNLDSGPHIAFSTDNGANWFAGTDPSGVSGGGTVAAAADGSRFVWSPQGTGVHYATGFGTSWSASSGIPAGAIVESDRVDPMTFYGFKSGKFYVSTDGGATFSASAATGLPSGDTVRFKALPGTKGDVWLAGGASDGAYGLWHSTDSGATFTKLSGVEQADTIGFGKAAPGATYQTLYTSAKIGGVRGIFRSTDKGASWTRVNDDAHQWGWTGAAITGDPRVYGRVYVATNGRGVIYGDTTDSGGTDPTPTPTGACAVTYKVTNEWSGGFQADVRLSNTGTSAWSGWSLNWAFPNGQTISQLWNADHTQSGSAVTAKNVGWNGTVAAGSSVSFGFTGSWSGANAKPASFKLGDQICAIA
- a CDS encoding 4a-hydroxytetrahydrobiopterin dehydratase, giving the protein MPLEPLSQEEIEERLAQLPGWSLDGDRIARSYRLRSHLAATAMVVHIAQVQEELDHHSDLTLGYNTLSLSVNTHTVGGVTERDFKLARRVEELAPAHGAK
- a CDS encoding class I SAM-dependent methyltransferase; this translates as MLDYDKEADAYDITRGGEPRAAAAADAVLGLLPGVTGRLLDVACGTGIVTRRLAAARPGLRVTGADLTSGMARMAAVRLPGAVVLADSRRLPFPDRAFDAVTSVWLLHLLDEPDDVRAAVAECARVLRPGGMYVTTVDKAAAHDVGSDIDAVLAPRPRRPARDEATAVESYAAEQGLLPTGQARFPGVGQGRSPRRTAADLRRGWFTQLPPGEPRTERFAELLATLPDQDRPRPDPVFSLRAFRKPPDD